AGCTGGTCTATGTTCGTGCCCAGCCCCAGCCCGGCGAACCGGCCGAGCGCTTCAACTGGGATGCGCCGCTGGTGGTGTCCTCGCATCAGCCGACCCGGCTCTATCACGCCTCGCAACGCGTCTGGCGCTCGAATGATCGCGGCGACAGCTGGACACCCCTCTCCGGTGACCTGACCCGTGACCAGGACCGCATGTTGCTGCCGATCATGGGGCGGCAATGGTCCTGGGATGCCGGCTGGGACATCTATGCGATGTCGGTCTACAACACGATCAGCGCGCTGGCGGAGTCGCCTGTCGACGAGAATGTGATCTATGCCGGTACCGATGACGGTCTGGTCCAGATCACGGTCGACGGCGGCGACAACTGGCGGCGGACCGAAGCCGGCGACCTGCCGGGCGTGCCCGACCTCGCCTATATCAATGATTTCGAGCCATCCCGTTTTGACGCCAACACGGTCTATATGGCGCTCGACAACCACAAATACGGTGATTTCACCCCCTATCTCCTGCGCTCGGACAATCAGGGCCGCAGCTGGCGCATGATCACCGACGGATTGCCAGAGAATGGCCCTGTCTGGCGCATCGTCCAGGACCACGAGAATCCGGACCTGCTCTTCATCGGTACGGAATTCGGTGTCTATTTCACCCTCGATGGCGGCGACAACTGGACCCAGCTGACCGCCGGCATGCCGCCCATTCCCGCCCGCGATCTTTTGATCCATGAGCGCGAGGACGATCTTGTAGTCGGCACGTTCGGCCGGTCCATCTATGTCCTCGACGATATTGCCCCCCTGCGCGACCTCTCGGTCGACTCGCTCGAGACCGACACGCGACTTTTCCCGGTCCGCCGGGCCTGGTGGTATCAGGAACAACACGAGCTTGGATTCGGCTTCAGGGCGTCTCAGGGCGACGGCTATTTCCAGGCCGAGAACCCGGCCTTCGGGGCCCTCATCACCTATTATGTCAGCGAGGGCCTGCAGACGTCCGAAGAGGCGCGCCAGGAGATGGAAAGCCCGTTGGTCGAAGCGGGCGAGGATACACCCTTCCCCGGCTTCGACGTGATCGAATCGGAACGACGTGAAGCGCCGCCGCGTTTCTGGCTGGTCATTCGCGACAGCGCCGGTGATGTGGTGCGGCGTCTGCCCGGGCCTGTTTCGTCCGGCTTCCACCGTGTCACCTGGGATCTCACCTATCCGAGCTCCGACGCGGTGACCACGCCCGATACGGCAGATTCCGAGACATCGGGCTATCTCGTCGCTCCGGGCCGTTACTCGGTCGAGCTGGTGCGACAGAGTAATGGCGAAACCGTCGTAATGGGTGAGGCCCAGACGATCGAGGTTGAACGCCTCACCGATGGCGCCCTGCCCGGCTCGCCGGATGACGAGGTGGTTGCCTTCTGGGAGCGGCTTGCCTCGATGCAGCGTCAGGTCTCTGCGGCCTCGGCGTCCATCGAGTTGACCCATGCGCGCATCGCACGCCTGCAATCAGCGCTTTATCGAACGCGTACGGCGCCGGGTACGCTTGATGACCGCTACGAAGCCCTGAGACAGGAATTGTTCGCCATTGAGGAAGCTCTGGGCGGCAATCAGACCATGGCGGGCCGCCATGGCGCGCAAGCGTCCACGGTCGGCGCACGGCTATCCTTCGCGCAATTGGGAACCGGCAATTCGAGCTACGGCCCTTCGCCGTCCCATGAAGCACAATTGCAGATGGCGGAAGAAGAAATGGCCGGCATTCGTGAACGGCTGGCCAATCTGACCGAGGCGGCCATTCCGGCGTTCGAGGCTGACCTGGCCGCGGTCGATGCGCCATGGACGCCGGGCACGCCAATGCCGCCCTGGTGAAGGACAGAGCCACAGCAGCGCTGAAAAGACAGATCGACAGGCAATGCGCAAACGGGAGGTGAGCGAGACCCGCCTCACCTCCGCCGCACGCCGCATTTGCCGATAGCCGCCTTCTGTCGGAAGGTCTGCCCTCACCCGCCCGGAGCCTTGCCATGACCGCCATCAATCCTGACGCCCCGATCCTGGTGACCGGCGGGACCGGCTATCTGGCCGGAGTGATCATCGCGCAATTGCTCGACGCCGGGCACACGGTGCACGCCACGGTCCGCGATCCGGACAAGCGGGACCGACTGGCCGCACTGGACGCGCTGGCGGCGACCTCGCCCGGCTCGATCCGGTATTTTCGGGCTGATCTGCGGGATCCGGAGGCGTTCGGCCCGGCCATGACCGGATGCGAGCTGGTGATCCACACCGCCTCGCCCTTC
The window above is part of the Maricaulis maris MCS10 genome. Proteins encoded here:
- a CDS encoding VPS10 domain-containing protein translates to MRRIICAVLLFALPQTACAQSESETETGPLTSENFAGFEFRSIGPAFMSGRIADIEIMPDDPSTWIVGVGSGGVWRTDNAGTTWSSLFDDEGVYSIGTVTVDPSNPHTIWVGTGENHGGRHLGYGNGVYRSRDGGDSWTHLGLESSEHISEILIHPEDPDTIWVASQGPLWSPGGERGLFKSTDGGETWTLVLSAGEWTGVTDIVMDPRNPDRLVAATWQRHRTVAAYMGAGPESGLHVSDDGGDTWREVTAGLPSGNMGKIGLAISPQNPDVLYAAIEQDRRTGGVYRSSNRGESWTRMSDTVSGGTGPHYYQELYAHPHHFDRIILVSNTTQISEDGGATFRGLNNETKHVDDHAIGFHPTDPDYLLVGSDGGLYESWDGDATWRFISNLPITQFYDIALDDAEPFYNVYGGTQDNNTQMGPSRTDSRHGIRNSDWVVTLFGDGHEPDVEPGNPDIAYSSWQQGNLVRFDRTTGELVYVRAQPQPGEPAERFNWDAPLVVSSHQPTRLYHASQRVWRSNDRGDSWTPLSGDLTRDQDRMLLPIMGRQWSWDAGWDIYAMSVYNTISALAESPVDENVIYAGTDDGLVQITVDGGDNWRRTEAGDLPGVPDLAYINDFEPSRFDANTVYMALDNHKYGDFTPYLLRSDNQGRSWRMITDGLPENGPVWRIVQDHENPDLLFIGTEFGVYFTLDGGDNWTQLTAGMPPIPARDLLIHEREDDLVVGTFGRSIYVLDDIAPLRDLSVDSLETDTRLFPVRRAWWYQEQHELGFGFRASQGDGYFQAENPAFGALITYYVSEGLQTSEEARQEMESPLVEAGEDTPFPGFDVIESERREAPPRFWLVIRDSAGDVVRRLPGPVSSGFHRVTWDLTYPSSDAVTTPDTADSETSGYLVAPGRYSVELVRQSNGETVVMGEAQTIEVERLTDGALPGSPDDEVVAFWERLASMQRQVSAASASIELTHARIARLQSALYRTRTAPGTLDDRYEALRQELFAIEEALGGNQTMAGRHGAQASTVGARLSFAQLGTGNSSYGPSPSHEAQLQMAEEEMAGIRERLANLTEAAIPAFEADLAAVDAPWTPGTPMPPW